One Phaseolus vulgaris cultivar G19833 chromosome 2, P. vulgaris v2.0, whole genome shotgun sequence DNA window includes the following coding sequences:
- the LOC137808981 gene encoding uncharacterized protein, translated as MTPKNAPGNMSDVAWKHCISVAGDTRQLQCKYCQKVLIGRVYRLKHHLASTQKDVGACKDAPDEVKKETWEIVVGLEQKLNKKSSFTLNDEEMAKAGEKRKNSEEEFTQSSNSPSGRNIFKNRQITINNMFKKGLREEACQAIVRFFYNNVIHFNVAKSEEFTAMFDLVSRHGLGFKPPSYHDIKVKYLKEEVTNTSLALHSHRDEWKKMGCTIMIDGWTDKKRRTIINFLVNNPKGTVFLKSIYAYAISKTAEKVFEMMDNIVEEVGEDNVIQVVTDNAANYKVVG; from the coding sequence ATGACTCCCAAAAATGCTCCAGGAAATATGAGTGATGTTGCTTGGAAGCATTGTATCTCAGTTGCTGGGGATACTAGACAACTTCAATGCAAATATTGTCAAAAGGTATTAATCGGGAGAGTTTATCGATTGAAGCATCACCTGGCCAGTACTCAAAAGGATGTTGGAGCATGCAAGGATGCTCCTGATGAAGTTAAAAAGGAGACGTGGGAAATTGTTGTTGGTTTggaacaaaaattaaataagaaatcaAGTTTTACTTTGAATGATGAGGAAATGGCAAAAGCtggtgagaaaagaaaaaacagtgaGGAAGAGTTCACTCAGTCCAGCAACAGTCCCAGTGGcagaaatatttttaagaatagGCAAATTACCATCAACAACATGTTTAAGAAAGGTCTTAGAGAGGAGGCATGTCAAGCAATTGTTAGgttcttttataataatgttATACATTTCAATGTGGCAAAAAGTGAAGAATTCACTGCTATGTTTGATTTGGTTTCAAGACATGGTCTTGGATTTAAACCTCCATCCTATCATGACATTAAAGTCAAATATTTGAAGGAGGAAGTTACAAATACATCACTTGCTCTACACTCACATAGGGATGAATGGAAGAAAATGGGATGTACGATTATGATTGATGGTTGGACTGATAAGAAAAGAAGGACAATAATAAACTTCTTGGTGAACAACCCAAAGGGAACTGTATTCCTAAAATCCATATATGCATATGCTATATCTAAAACAGCTGAGAAAGTTTTTGAGATGATGGACAACATTGTTGAAGAGGTGGGGGAAGACAATGTCATTCAAGTTGTCACTGATAATGCAGCAAACTACAAAGTTGTTGGTTAA
- the LOC137810536 gene encoding adenine phosphoribosyltransferase 4-like isoform X1: MCVSLPTHSLSLSLSINILVLFFSFLCSFPILPCTLLKLTSPLICTMSAYKDQDPRLHGIKTKIRVVPNFPKSGIMFQDITTLLLDPKAFKDTIDLFVERYKGKNISVVAGIEARGFIFGPPIALAIGAKFVPLRKPKKLPGKVISQEYILEYGRDCIEMHVGAVEPGERALVVDDLIATGGTLCAAMDLLERVGAEVVECACVIELPELKGRERLNGKPLYVLVEYMEI, encoded by the exons ATGTGTGTATCTTTGCCAAcgcactctctctctctctctctctctataaaTATCCTGGTCTTGTTCTTCTCTTTCTTGTGTTCCTTTCCCATTCTTCCCTGTACTCTACTCAAACTCACTTCCCCACTTATATGTACAATGTCGGCTTACAAAGACCAGGATCCTCGTCTTCATGGCATCAAAACTAAGATTCGAGTAGTCCCAAATTTCCCCAAATCCG GTATTATGTTCCAAGACATTACTACTCTACTGCTCGATCCCAAAGCATTTAAGGACACAATTGATTTGTTCGTTGAGCGATACAAGGGCAAAAACATTTCTGTCGTTGCAG GAATTGAAGCTCGAGGTTTTATTTTTGGTCCTCCCATTGCACTGGCTATAGGCGCCAAGTTTGTTCCATTGAGGAAACCAAAGAAGTTGCCTG GAAAAGTTATTTCTCAAgaatatattctggaatatgGAAGGGACTGTATTGAGATGCATGTTGGAGCTGTTGAACCTGGTGAGCGTGCTTTAGTGGTTGATGATTTGATTGCAACGGGAGGAACACTCTGTGCAGCTATGGATTTGCTAG AACGTGTGGGAGCAGAAGTAGTGGAGTGTGCATGTGTAATTGAATTACCGGAATTGAAG GGTCGTGAGCGTTTGAACGGGAAGCCATTGTACGTGTTGGTGGAATATATGGAGATATGA
- the LOC137810536 gene encoding adenine phosphoribosyltransferase 3-like isoform X2: MFQDITTLLLDPKAFKDTIDLFVERYKGKNISVVAGIEARGFIFGPPIALAIGAKFVPLRKPKKLPGKVISQEYILEYGRDCIEMHVGAVEPGERALVVDDLIATGGTLCAAMDLLERVGAEVVECACVIELPELKGRERLNGKPLYVLVEYMEI; this comes from the exons ATGTTCCAAGACATTACTACTCTACTGCTCGATCCCAAAGCATTTAAGGACACAATTGATTTGTTCGTTGAGCGATACAAGGGCAAAAACATTTCTGTCGTTGCAG GAATTGAAGCTCGAGGTTTTATTTTTGGTCCTCCCATTGCACTGGCTATAGGCGCCAAGTTTGTTCCATTGAGGAAACCAAAGAAGTTGCCTG GAAAAGTTATTTCTCAAgaatatattctggaatatgGAAGGGACTGTATTGAGATGCATGTTGGAGCTGTTGAACCTGGTGAGCGTGCTTTAGTGGTTGATGATTTGATTGCAACGGGAGGAACACTCTGTGCAGCTATGGATTTGCTAG AACGTGTGGGAGCAGAAGTAGTGGAGTGTGCATGTGTAATTGAATTACCGGAATTGAAG GGTCGTGAGCGTTTGAACGGGAAGCCATTGTACGTGTTGGTGGAATATATGGAGATATGA